TCACGTGTTgtaaattatctttatttacaTCGACGAATCCTGCTTCGTTAACAAGTTGTTTACAAGATGTTACCACATCTGGAGGACTCATTGGGGGAACAGCATGTAACATTGagtactaaaataaaaaagggtttttGTAAAGGatttactaaaaattttaatctattgTATGTACCCCAGAGGTAAATCTTTCCTTTGTTTctagattttcaaaaactgctTCATTTTTGTCTGGTTTAACTTCTACCAAACTGGTCTGcaaatttacttttatgtCGCGTTTTTTCACTACTTCCCAAAGTGCGTCTGCGTATCTCTTTACACCGAATATTACAGGAAGGGATGTGTTGTATGTTATTTTTGCTCCACCACGCTTGCCCATCTAATAGCattagaaatagaaaaatagaataaatagaattattgaaataacgCAATGATACAGTAATAAGTTATATGCtttcttaaagaggaaagcttaaattgtaatttgatataaaagtcgttttataattttcaaaaataaggcCTCTGcagttttttgaattttatgttgtaattaaatttttatgttgaacaaatgttattttttcgAAGATATATAAGCAATTTTGCATAAAGTACAAAggtttatttgtattttttatgacatgtttttcaaaaactttctcagaaaatatttcttagaaatattaatattaacgtTTCTTTTTACCTGTTGATTATTTACTATTCAAATTATAACACATAAAAATTCGTgatatttccatttaaaacaaaacactaatttccaaaatatacattaaaaaaatgtggtgACATAATTGTATtgtttgataataatattttaactcttctcataatttttatacttacagattttaaaacatcttccgaaatataacaaattttttgtgGTGCTCCAGGACACTTAACTGGAGATTGGGGATATGTAAAAATGGCATCACCATCCTTAAAACCTTgcaaaactttaaaagttttctCTGCATACTGTGGTAAATAAATAGATCCAACATTATTAAACTTTTCCAAAGCATCAACAAGTCCAGGAATCTATAATTTagcaacaaataaataaatcaaattttctattaattttaataggtACAAAATCGAACTTTTTCATATCTTAACTGCAAACCAGTCGCTACAACCAATACGTCATAAGTAATAATATCACCATCAACAGTTGTTACTGTATTTGAATCTGGGTCAAATTTTCCTGCAGCTTTCTTGATCCATTTAGCTTTTGGTGGTAAAACTGATTGCATGGATTTATATGAATCTTGAACAGTTTTAATTCCACCTCCGCATAGAGTAAATAGAGGCtgataataatgtttatcaGCCGGTTCTAGGACAATCACCTCATCTTTTTTCATCCATTTTGTGAGTTTTGCGGCAACCGTACAACCTCCGGTACCGCCACCGACAACTAACACtttacaactaaaaataaaaatgagataagaaaattaatgataaaatttatttgctTATCTACttaataagtaaaaatatatctatttGAATACTTACTTATGTTTTTCGAGTAAATTATTCGATACAGAGAAGCATCTTTTTAATTGAGGACAACCAGATTTATGCAACAACActtttctcaacattttttaatctttcttTAAATCAATTCTCACATCGATCTTACGCGATCAGCGGCTTAAGACGCTCTGTCAGAACGGTTTAAGCTAGTATTTTGGTTTGAGTTATCGCTCAAGGTCAGTGAAATTAGGATGGGCGTATTCCCGTTACATCAAatgttttgatataaaaacatttgaaGCATTCACacaatttttagaattacacaaaagttacgttatttattacattttttattggtgtAAACTTGACCTTTAGACATAAATATTGGCGCagtaaacttaaaaataaccaattttattattacggtgtctatacatatacagggtcCTACACAAGTtttgctaaaaatatgctGCTGTTGGTGAGCCTTAGAAATGTAATATatacatttcgttttttaggttaattaatttatgaaatcgttgaatataaatatttctagaaaaataattattatcgttacaagaattttaatggaaaaacaAGTGCTGTTTAATTAAGAAAGTTAAGTAATTAGTTAAACATATCTAATTAACTCAATGCTTCAATATATGCTGACTTCAACTATGCTTAATTAACTTGTTTGTATTAACTATGTTTATAATAGGTATATactatattatattttttacttattctttttaaacatatttgtgataatgtaatatgaaaaattttcttataaagcgtaaattttaataaattatgctATAAATCCTTCTATAACGTTAGACCTAATGCACTCTATGAATTAAAAGCTATACCCAACAGACAAGTATCGCAGAGAACTTTCGAATCCATACAGTTTACTGTTTTGCAGTTGAGACGTTCAATTTCAGTTCTATAAATACTGATTTATTACTACTGAttattttgattgaaaatcATGCAGTGAATTTGTTTCAGTTTAACATCACTTATTACAAATCCAACCCTACGTTTGGTGGGGTCTTTATTTATGGGAGTTGTTGGCCAATTTTTGATAGTTAGTATTTTGTTTGATAGACGACGTATTTGAGACCACACATCTTCTAGAAAATGTTCTTCTTATTTATCGCTTTCTGTTTCCTTAAGTTCTGTTTTtgtcaactttaaaataagtttctcAATTATCACTAACATAAGTCTGAACTGCAgcctttattttttaatactgAAGTGAAGTTTGAAAAATgactatttgttttaatgataCATAGTTTTAGAATTCCATAGATCCATCTTGATTTCACTGAGTTCATTGCCGTCTCCAGTGAGGTTGATTCCCAGATATATGAAGTTATCCATCCTATTTATATTACCACCGTTAGATCCTGTCCGATTGTCGCGTTTCCCGAGGGTTGCACCATGACTTTCGTTTTGTCGCCGTTGATGCCTAGCCTCTTGTTCTGCCGTATCGAGTTTAGCTAAGACTTTCTTGGTGTCCTGATGAACTGGAAGTTTTGTTATGACGTACTCTAAAACCAGGCCAAAAAGTACGCCCAAGACTCAGCGTCAAGTCATTCCAGATTCTTCAATTAACAGGTCGAGTTCGTCATTTAAGCCTTGTTAATCggacatattttcaattttagtaCGTTGCCGATTATTAGAGGCTCGCTCTCGGCTGGAATCTCCCTTGGCACTGTTTTACGAAGGCACAAGTTGCTATCGGATTGTTAGATTTAAAATCTTCGTCCATTTTATACAGTTCCATATTGGTAATTTCCTTTTCATTCTTCTCCATGTACTATCCGCGAAGCGCTTCACCCCGTTTAGAGTTTTCTTTCTGGCTCTCGTCTCGACACTCATCATCAAATCAGTTCTTCTGCAGTGGCCTTATTGCCATTTTTGATGAAGAGCCATAGCTGCTCTATTAGTATTTCGTGAAGATTGGGTATTTGGCTAATATTCATAGTCACAGTCACCACTTCTGTAGCTTCTTACATCCATGTGTCTGCCCTTTTAGAACACGGTCTATTTGGTTAAACGTCCTATGGTGACGCCCAAATTCTCTTGTAGATGTTTCGATGCGGAAACCACGTTGAGCTCACCACGATATTCTTACTGCAAGCGAAGTCGACCAGGTATTGGCCGTTGTCGTA
This genomic stretch from Onthophagus taurus isolate NC chromosome 7, IU_Otau_3.0, whole genome shotgun sequence harbors:
- the LOC111423941 gene encoding sulfide:quinone oxidoreductase, mitochondrial-like; the protein is MLRKVLLHKSGCPQLKRCFSVSNNLLEKHNCKVLVVGGGTGGCTVAAKLTKWMKKDEVIVLEPADKHYYQPLFTLCGGGIKTVQDSYKSMQSVLPPKAKWIKKAAGKFDPDSNTVTTVDGDIITYDVLVVATGLQLRYEKIPGLVDALEKFNNVGSIYLPQYAEKTFKVLQGFKDGDAIFTYPQSPVKCPGAPQKICYISEDVLKSMGKRGGAKITYNTSLPVIFGVKRYADALWEVVKKRDIKVNLQTSLVEVKPDKNEAVFENLETKERFTSGYSMLHAVPPMSPPDVVTSCKQLVNEAGFVDVNKDNLQHVKYPNVFAIGDCSSSPNSKTTAAVAAQAPVVHAHIKAFLTNDKSSLAYNGYASCPLVTGYRKCILAEFDYDLTPQETFPIAQNRELWSMYVMKKDFMPVLYWNLMLKGNWNGPQIVRKMLRLGF